CACGATCCGCGACCAGGTGTCCGGCATTCTCGACATCACGTCGGGCCGGAGCGAAAGCCCGGAAAAGATCGAGCGCGGCTACATGCACGGCTTCGTCGTCGATTTCGAGGACTGGGACGCGCTCGAGCGCTATCAGACCCATCCCGATCACAAGGCGCTCGGCGCCAGACTCGTCGCGAACGCAATCGGCGGACTGGACGGCATCCTCGTTCTCGATATCCCCATTGCGGCCTGACCACCGGCGATCAACGTTTCAGGAGTAGCCGATGCTGACCCTCCCCACGCTCGACAACCGTCTGGAAGACTATGCGCTCAAGGGCGATCCGCTGATCCCGCGCGCTCCCGGCGTGCCGCTGACCCGGATTGCGTTCGCGGCTGCCCATGTCGTCTCCTCACCGCTTGCCGAACGCGATCCATGGATCGGATCACCCGCCGTCGACTGGGACAACACGCTCAGGTTCCGGCACTGGCTCTGGGACCAGGGTCTCGGTCTCGCCGAAGCGATGGACACCGCGCAGCGCGGCATGGGTGTTGACTGGCCGACAGCGAAGGAACTCATCGAAAGAACGATGCGGGACGCAAAAGCGCATCCGATGAAGCCGAGGGTCGCCTGCGGTGCCGGCACGGATCAGAAACCGCGCGAGGACTATCGCACGACGGACGACATCGTCGCAGCCTACACGGAGCAGATGGAGGCGATCGAGGCGGCGGGCGGACAGATCATCCTGATGGCATCGCAAGCCCTGCCGGC
This region of uncultured Roseibium sp. genomic DNA includes:
- a CDS encoding Dabb family protein; protein product: MIRHIVLIKFQPSVSEDTVRDLFQELRTIRDQVSGILDITSGRSESPEKIERGYMHGFVVDFEDWDALERYQTHPDHKALGARLVANAIGGLDGILVLDIPIAA